The Brevundimonas vesicularis genome includes the window GGCCTTCACGTCGAGCTTGTCCAGCGTCAGCTCCAGCCACGGATCCACGAAGGTCCAGCCGCCCATGTTCTTCGGCTCTTCCTGGCACCAGACCAGTTCGGCGTTGGGGAAGCGGGCCAGTTCCTTGCGCAGCGACTGGATCGGCCACGGATAGAACTGCTCCAGACGCAGGATGTAGACATCGTCCACCGCCTGGCCGTCCTTGGCCTTCTTCTCGCGCGCGTCTAGCAGGTCGTAATAAACCTTGCCCGAACACAGGATGACACGGCGGATGTCCTTGTCCGCCTTGATCGTGATGCCGGCGATCTCGGGCCGCGTCTGGGCGTCGTCGTGCAGGACGCGGTGGAAGGCCGAGCCCTCCGCCAGGTCCGCCATAGACGAGACCGCCTTCTTGTGACGCAGCAGCGACTTGGGCGTCATCAGGATTAGCGGCTTGCGGAACGGCCGGTGCATCTGGCGACGCAGGATGTGGAAGTAGTTGGCCGGGGTGGTGCAGTTGGCGACCTGCATATTGTCTTCGGCGCACTGTTGCAGGAAGCGCTCAAGACGGGCCGAGGAGTGTTCCGGTCCCTGGCCTTCATAGCCGTGCGGCAGCAGCATGGTCAGGCCGCTCATGCGCAGCCACTTGCGCTCGCCCGAAGAGATGAACTGGTCGATCACCACCTGGGCGCCGTTCACGAAGTCGCCGAATTGGGCCTCCCACATGACCAGCGTATTGGGGTCGGCCAGCGAGTAGCCGTACTCGAAGCCCAGCACCGCTTCTTCGGACAGGGCCGAGTCGATGACTTCGAAATTGGCCTGACCTTCGCGCAGGTTGTTCAGCGGGATGTAGCGCTCTTCGGTCGTCTGATCGATGATGCCCGAGTGACGCTGCGAGAAGGTGCCGCGCACCGAATCCTGACCCGACAGACGGATCGGGAAACCTTCATCGACCAGCGAGGCGAACGCCAGGCTCTCGGCCGTGGCCCAGTCCAGGCCCTGGCCCGAGGTGATGGCTTCGCGGCGACCGTCGATGACGCGCTTCAGCGTCTTGTGCATGTCGACGCTGTTGGGGATCGTGGTCAGGCGGTGGCCCAGGTCGGTCAGCTTGGCCAGCGGCACGGCGGTGTCGCCGCGCAGCTCGTCCTTGGGCGACTGGAAGCCCTGCCACTGGCCATCCAGCCAATCGGCCTTCTCGGCGGACCAGGTCTTGCCGGCCTCGAACTGCTCGTCGAGGAATTTCTCGAACCGCTCGACCTCGGCGTCCACTTCGGCCTGGCTGATCACGCCTTCGGCCACCAGACGCTGCGAATACAGTTCGCGGGTCGAGGGCTGGGCGCGGATCTTTGAATACATCAGCGGCTGGGTGAAGGTGGGGTCGTCGCCTTCATTGTGGCCGAAGCGGCGGTAGCAGAACATGTCCACCACCACGTCCTTGTGGAACTTCTGGCGGTATTCGGTGGCCACCTTGGACGCGAAGACGACCGCCTCGGGGTCGTCGCCGTTCACGTGGAAGATCGGCGCCTGGACCATCAGGGCCACATCCGACGGATAGGGCGACGAGCGCGAGTTGCGCGGGCTGGTGGTGAAGCCGATCTGGTTGTTGATGACGAAGTGCAGCGTGCCGCCGGTGCGGTAGCCCTTCAGTCCCATCAGGGCGAAGCATTCCGCGACCACGCCCTGGCCGGCGAAGGCGGCGTCGCCATGGATCAGCAGCGGCACGACCTTGGAACGGTCCAGCGCCCACTGGCCCTCGGGCACGCCCTCGTTGGCCTCGCGAATGTCGAACGCCTGTTTCGCGCGCGCCTTGCCCAGCACGACCGGGTTGACGATCTCGAGGTGAGACGGGTTGGCGGTCAGCGACAGGTGGACGTGGTTGCCATCGAACTCGCGGTTCGACGAGGCGCCCATGTGATATTTGACGTCGCCCGAGCCCTCGATGTCGCTCGGCACGGCCGAGCCGCCCTGGAACTCGTGGAAGATGACCTTGTAGGGCTTGCCCATCACGGCGGCGAGCACGTTCAGGCGCCCGCGGTGCGCCATGCCCAGCACGACCTCGTCGACGCCCAGCGAACCGCCGCGCTTGATGACCTGCTCCAGCGCCGGGACCATGGCCTCGCCGCCGTCCAGACCGAACCGCTTGGTGCCGGGGAAGCGCTTGTGCAGGAAGCGTTCGAAGCCTTCGGCCTCGACCAGCTTGGACAGGATGGCCAGCTTGCCTTCCTTGGAGAAGGCATTCTGCTCGAACTTGTCGGCGCCCTCGAACCGCTGCTGGAGCCAGGATTTCTCTTCCGGTTCAGCAATGTGCATGAACTGGATGCCAACGTTGCCGCAGTAGGTGCGCTTCAGGATCTCCAGCACTTCGCGGATCGTGCCGGTTTGAAGACCAAGCACGCCGTCCAGGAAGATCGGGCGGTCCAGATCGGCGCCGGTGAAGCCGTAGAACTCGGGCGTCAGCTCGGGGTTCTCGACCGGCTGTTCGATACCCAGCGGGTCCAGCTTGGCCTGCAGGTGGCCGCGCACGCGATAGCTGCGGATCAGCATCAGGGCGCGGATGGAATCGTGGGCGGCGGCGCGGATCGCATCGGCCGAGACGTCGGCGGACGCGGCGTTGGGCGCAGCAGCCGGCGCAGCACCGGGCTTTTTGGGATCAGGCTTCGGGGCCGGCCAACGGCCGTCGAAGACGCCGGTCTCCTCCGTCGGCTCGGTCGCCACGCCGCGGCCCCAGCTGCCGGCGCCGGCCGAGGCGGTCACCAGGGCGGCGTTGTCGCGCAGCTGGTCGAAGAAGGCTTTCCATTCGGCGGAAACGGAGCCGGGGTCTTTCGCCCACTTCTCCTGAAGCTCCTCAACATAGGCCGCATTGGACCCGTAGAGGAATGAGGTCTCGGCAAAGACCTGGTTCAGCCGACCGGCATCGTCCGCCATCGTTTCGCAATCCCTGGGCCCCGACGGACACATCTCCGTGAGGGGCGCGCCCGTCATATAGGCGTCGTTTCCTGACGGGTCATGACCGAAACGGGGCAATTTGGTAGGAAATTGGTCGCAGGCACAAGAAAAAACGCCCCCGGCCTGAGCCGAGGGCGTCCATCGATGCGTCACACGGCATTTTTGATGCCGAAAAGGCGCTCAAGCAGCGAGGCGCCGCGCGGCGAGCGTAGCGCCCGCGCGCAGCACGCACTTGGAAGCCTCAGCCCTTCAGAACTTCGACCAGGGTCTTGCCGAGACGCGCAGGCGATTCCGACATGCGGATGCCGGCGGCTTCCATCGCCGCGATCTTGGATTCCGCATCGCCCTTGCCGCCCGAGACGACGGCGCCGGCGTGGCCCATGGTGCGGCCCTTCGGCGCCGTACGGCCCGCGATGAAGCCGGCCATCGGCTTCTTGCGGCCCTTCTTGGCTTCGTCGATCAAGAACTGGGCGGCGTCTTCTTCCGCGCCGCCGCCGATTTCGCCGATCATGATGATCGAGGTGGTTTCCTCGTCGGCCAGGAACAGCTCCAGCACGTCGATGAATTCGGTGCCCTTGACCGGGTCGCCGCCGATGCCGACGGCCGTGGTCTGGCCCAGGCCTTCGTTGGTGGTCTGGAACACGGCTTCATAGGTCAGGGTGCCCGAACGCGACACGATGCCGACCGATCCCTTCTTGAAGATGTTGCCCGGCATGATGCCGATCTTGCACTCGTCCGGCGTCAGGATGCCGGGGCAGTTCGGGCCCAGCAGGCGCGACTTGGAGCCTTCCAGGCGACGCTTGACCTTGACCATGTCCATCACCGGGATGCCCTCGGTGATGCAGGTGATGAAGGGGATTTCGGCGTCGATGGCTTCGATGATGGCGGCGGCCGCGCCCGACGGCGGGACGTAGATCACCGAGGCGTCGGCGCCCGTGGCGTCTTTGGCTTCGGCGACCGAGGCGTAGATCGGCAGGGTTTCGCCGTGCGATCCGGTCCAGTTCGTGCCGCCCTTGGAGGGGTGCACGCCGGCGACCATCTGGGTGCCGTGATAGGCCAGGGCCTGTTCGGTGTGGAAGCCGCCGGTCTTGCCGGTCAGGCCCTGGACGATGATCTTGGTGTTCTTGTCGACGAGAATGGACATGGGTCTGTGCTCTGAATTCGATGTGTCAGCGGGGCGGTGGCGAGTAAGGCCGAAGCCTTAGCCGACCGCCGCGACGATCTTCTGGGCGGCGTCGTCGAGGTCGTCGGCGGCCTGGATGGTCAGGCCCGACTCGTTCAGGATTTTCTTGCCCAGTTCGGCGTTGGTGCCTTCCAGACGCACGACCAGCGGCACCTTCAGGCCCACTTCCTTCACGGCCGCGACCACGCCCTCGGCGATGACGTCGCACTTCATGATGCCGCCGAAGATGTTGACCAGGATGCCCTGGACGTTCGGGTCGGCGGTGATGATCTTGAAGGCCGCCGCGACCTTCTCCTTGCCGGCGCCGCCGCCGACGTCGCAGAAGTTGGCCGGCTCCTTGCCGTACAGCTTGATGATGTCCATCGTCGCCATGGCCAGACCGGCGCCGTTGACCATGCAGCCGATGTTGCCGTCCAGCGAGACGTAGGCGAGATCCCACTTGGACGCTTCGATTTCCTTGGCGTCTTCTTCGGTTTCGTCGCGCAGTTCCTTGATGTCGTCGTGGCGGAACAGGGCGTTGCCGTCGAAGCTGACCTTGGCGTCCAGAACGCGCAGATGGCCGTCCTTCATCACGATCAGGGGGTTCACCTCCAGCATGTCCATGTCCTTCTCGACGAAGGCCTTGTACAGAGCGGGGAACAGCGACTTGGCGTCTTCGGCCGCGGCGCCCGTCAGGCCGTAGGCGGCGGTGATGGCGGCGACGTCGGCGTCGGTCACGCCCGCGCTGGGGTCGATGACCATGTTCTGGATCTTCTCGGGCGTATCGTGGGCGACGGTTTCGATGTCCATGCCGCCTTCGGTCGAGACGACGAAGGCGATGCGGCCATAGGCGCGATCGACCAGCAGCGAGCAGTACAGTTCACGCTCGATGTCGGCGCCGTCCTCGATGTAGAGGCGGTTGACCTGCTTGCCGGCGTCGCCCGTTTGGGCGGTGACCAGGGTGTTGCCCAGCATTTCCTTGGCGTGGGCGACGGCTTCCTCGACCGAGAAGGCCAGGCGAACGCCGCCCTTGGCGTCGGCCGGCAGTTCCTTGAACTTGCCCTTGCCGCGGCCGCCGGCGTGGATCTGCGACTTCACGACATAGAGCGGACCGGGCAGCGACTTGGCGGCCGCCTCGACCTGATCGACCGACGTCACCGCGACGCCTTCGGCGACGGGTGCGCCGAAGCCTTTGAGGACCTGCTTGGCCTGATATTCGTGAATGTTCATGGGGGACCGTCGCAACCGCTGCTGGGAGAGTTGCGGGGCTTATAGGCCCCACCCCTTCGCAGGTGCAACCGTCCACAGGCCCCCTTTAGTCGACCCAGTCCTTCTTGAGGGTGCGCGACGCCCCGATCAGCAGGATCGCGGCCAGCACATAGAAGCCCATGCCGGTGTAGATGGCCCAGCGCAGGCTTTCCTCGCCGAAGCGCGGCGCCAGCAGGTCGCTCATCCAGCCGAAATAGTAGAAGCCGACCGCGATCCCGAGCAGATTGTTCAGCAGCAGGAACAGGGCCGAGGCCGTCGAACGCATGGCCGCCGGCACCAGATGCTGGACCGCCGCCGTGATCGGACCCAGCCAGGCCAGGTTCAATCCGGTCGGCAACAGGAAGATCAAGAAGGCCAGGGTCAGCTGCTGAACGTGGCTGCCGCCGCCGGGCAGAACCAAGCCGATCAGCCAGGGCGAGTTCATCGCCAGGATGAAACAGGGCGCTGAGATCAGGAAGGCGACGGCGGGCGTCAGCGGATAGGCGCCCTTGCCCTTCTTGGACAGCTTGTCGGCGATCATGCCGCCCAGCCAGATGCCCAGGATGCCGCCGATCAGGGCGATGCCGGAATAGTAGATGCTGGTCTGTTTCAGGGTCAGGTCGAAGCTGCGCATGAAGAACAACGGCAGCCAGCCGGCGACGCCATAGCCGCACACCGACGACGAAGCGGCGCCCAGGCCCAGCAGCCAGAAGCTGGGCTTCTTGATCACCACCGAGGCGGTGCGCCGCGCGATCATCAGCGATATGCCGATCACCACCGCCAGCAGGCCGCCGAAAGCGAGCACCAGAGGGTTGCCCAGCGACATGCCCATCAGCCAGCTCAAGGCGCCAAGGATCAGCAGGCCAGCGCCGAGACCCAGCATGATCTGGGCGGCGATCTTGCCGGCCCGGTCCGTACCAGCGGGGGCGGCGGCCAGGGCCGCGACCTGGGCCTCGGTCTTTATGGCGTCCGTCCCGCCGCGCCTGGGATCCCGCACCGTCAGACGCAACAGGGGCGCGACCAGCACGCCCAGCAGGCCGACCACGATGAAGGCCGTGCGCCAGCCGTACGTCGCCGCCAGCAGGCCGCCGACCAGGGTGCCCGCCGCCATGCCCAGCGGAATGCCGAAGGCGAAGGCCGCCATGGCCCGTGCGCGCTGATGCGGCGGGAAGTAGTCGGCGATCAGCGAATAGGCCGGGGCCACGCCGCCCGCCTCGCCGATGCCCACGCCCATCCGGCACAGGAACAGTTGGCCGAACGACCCAGCCATGCCGCATAGGGCGGTGAAGCCCGACCAGACGGCCAGGGCGCCGGTCATGATCCAGACCCGGCTGAACCGGTCCGCCAGCCAGGCCAGGGGAATGGCCAATGTCGAATAAACAGAGGCGAAGGCGATGCCGCCCAATAGGCCGAACTGGCTGTCGGACATGCCGAACTCTTCTTTCAGCGGCGCGGCCAGGATGCCGATGATCTGGCGATCCAGGAAGTTCAGCATGTAGATCAGGATCAGAACCGCCAGCACATAGTAGCGGTAGCCGGGCCGCTCAGGCCGCTCGGGCCGCGCCTCCTGGACCGTCAGCGTCTCCGTCGTCATCGGCGTTTCCCCTCGGCGTTTTGTTGTTTGTTGCGGCGAGCCTAGCCGCAACTCCGCCCTGTGCAAAATAGGCTTGGCGGAGCGAAAAGGGGCGGCGGCCCAGAGACCGCCGCCCCTCGTCGTCAGGCGTTATGAATGTGGATCAGAACTTCAGACCCAGGGTCGCCGTGACGGTGCGCGGCGGGCCGTAGAAGCCGATGATCGAGTTGCCGGTCAGGGCGCCAGGGAAGGTGTAGCCGCCGACGCGATAGCGTTCGTCGCCCAGGTTCTTGCCGTGGACGCCGAAGGTAAGGTGATCGTCTGACGAGGTCCAGACGATGCTGGCGTCATACATCCAGTAGGCGTCCTGATCGAGCAGCGGCGCGGGCGTTTCGAACTGCTGATAGGCGCCGCGGTAGGCGACCGACGGAATGAAGGCGATCGACGAACCGTTCTCCATGACCCAGTTGTAGTTGGCCGAGATCGATCCGGTCCATTCCGGCGTGTTCTGGAAGTCGCGCTGCGAGGACACATCGACGACGCATCCGGGCAGGGTCGGGCAGGACGCATTGCCCGAGGCCGTCGGGATATAGGCCAGGAACTGGTCGAACTTGGCGTCGATGTAGCTCAGCGAGGCGTTGAACGTCAGGGCGTCGGTGGCGCGCACGCGGCCTTCGAACTCCCAACCGCGGATCGAGGACGAGCCGACATTGTCCACCACCGAGGCGACGGTGGCGCCGGCCGGATACTGGGTCGTGATCTGCTGGTTCTCGTAGCTGGAATCGAAGATCGCGGTGGCGAAGGTCAGACGACGATCCAGCAGCGAACCCTTCAGCCCGATCTCGTAGGTCTCGACGGTCTCGGGCGCATAGCCGTTGACGGTGGCGGGATACAGGACCGCATCGCCGCGCATGTCGAAGCCGCCCGACTTGAAGCCCTCGCCCCACGAAGCGTAGGCCGTCAGATCGGGGCCGAACTTGTAGTTGACCGAGACGCGCGGGGTGAACTTCTCGAACTCGCGCGTGCGGGTGTAGTTCGTGCGCGGCGCGCCCAGCGGCACGGCGGCGTTGTTGCCAAAATAGGGGCTGCGGATGCCCAGATACTGCTGACGGAAGACGGTGCCTTCCTTCTCGTCCTTGGTGAAGCGTCCGCCGACCGAGACCGACAGGGCGTCGGTGAAGTCATAGGAGAAGTCGGCGAAGGCGGCGTAGCTCTTGGTCGCCACCGAACCCGAGGTCAGGGTCGTCAGATTGGCCAGACCCACGACGGTGTCGAACGCGCCCGAGGCGTTGGCGTCCATGTAGAAGACGCCGGCGACGCCGTTCAGGCGGCCCGCGCTGACCAGAACCTGGAATTCCTGGCTCAACTGGTCGTCGTCATAGGCGGCGGGGATGTCGAGGATGGGCTGGGGCAGGTTGTCGAAGTCGATGTTGCCGCGCGTCAGGCCTTCACGATAGGCGGTGATCGACTTGAAGGTGAACATGTCGCTCATCTCCCACTCGCCGGTCAGCGACACGCCGCGCGTCTGGACGCGGTTCTTGTCGCCGGCACCTGCGTTGGTGTCATAGACGTCGGCGGGCGACGGGGCGAACTCGCGGTGGCCGTGGCGCGCGTTGGAGTCGTCGTTCACCAGATCGCCGGCCAGACGGAAGAACAGGCTGTCGGTCGGGCTCCATTCCGCACTAGCGCGGAAGGCGGTCACGTCCTTGTTGTAGTGTTCGTTGCCGGTGTTCAGGTTCTTGCCATAGCCGTCACGCAGATAGCGGGCCAGGGCGGCCGAGACCTTGAACTCGTCGCTGAAGGGCAGCTGAGCGCTAGCGATCACGTCACGCTGATTATAGCTGCCGTAGGAGGCGCGCAGGCGTCCCTCGGGCTCGTCGGCATTGATGCGGCTGGTGACGTATTTGATGGCGCCGCCGATGGTGTTGCGGCCGTAAAGCGTGCCTTGCGGACCGCGCAGCACCTCGACCCGCTCCACGTCGAAGATGTCCAGAACGGCGGCCTGCGGACGGGCGACATAGACGTCGTCGATATAAAGGCCGACGCCGGGATCGAAGCCCCACAGCGGATCCTGCTGGCCCACGCCGCGAATGAAAGAGATCAGGGTCGAGTTCGAGCCCCGCGCGGCGTTCAGCGTCAGGCTGGGCGTCGAGCGCGCCAGTTCGGTGATGTCCAGGGCGCCGCGTGCCTCAAGCTGTTCGCCGCTGACCGCGGTCACGGCGACCGGCACGTCCTGAAGGCTTTCTGCGCGGCGGCGCGCGGTGACGACGATGTCGTCGACGGTCGCCGCATCCTGGGCGTTCGCGGCCTGAGCGGTCGCCTCCGCGTCCTGGGCGACCGTGGCCCCCGCAAGCACGCCCCACGCCGCGCCGGCCAGCAGCGCGCACTTCACATGACGGTTCATGATCCTAGACCCCTTTGTCGTTTCCAGCCCGATGGACGCTTTTATTCAGCGTTCAATGATTTTCACGAAACCTACTCGGTTTCGGCCGTCTGTCAAACACTGGAGTGACGCAGCGTCACTTGGATCGCTGACCGTGGCGCCGTTGCACCGTCGCGGTCGTGCGCCTAGCCTTGCCGGATGAGCAAGCCGGACGCCGCCACCCTTCCCCGCCCCGTCGCCGCCGCGCGCCGCAAGGCGGCTGGCGCTGCCCCGGCGCGGCGCGGCCGGCCGCCCAAGACCGAGGCCAAGGCGGCGGGCGAGACGCGCGATCTGATCCTGGATGCGGCCGAGGACCTGTTTTCCAAACACGGCTTCTACGGCGTCACCATCCGCGAGGTGGCGCGCGAGGCCGGCGTCGATACGGCCCTGGTCCACTACTATTTCGGGGCCAAGCGCGAGCTGTTCGACGCCGTCTTCCTGCGCCGGGCCGAGGTCTGGAACGACGACCGCGTCGCCGCCATCGATCGCTATGCCGAGACGGCGGGCGACGACATGACGCTGGAGGGCTTGCTGGAGGCCTTCCTGCGGCCGCCGTTCGAATGGTCGCTGAAGGGCGGGCCGGGCTGGAAGCACTATTCCGCCCTGGTGGCTCAGACCAACGCCAACCCCAGTTTCGGCGGCGAGACGATGGCGCGCTATTTTGACCCGGCCATCCACCGGTTGATCGAGCTGATCGCCAGGGTGCTGCCCGAGGCCAGCGAGGTCGATCTGTACTGGGGCTATCACAATCTGTCGGGCGCCCTGACCCTGACCCTGGGCGAGACCGGGCGCCTGGACCGGCTGTCGAACGGGCGGGCGCGATCCGGCGATCTCGAGACGGCGGGCGACTACATGGTCCGGTTCGCCGCCGCCGGCTTCCGGGCCGTGGTCGGAATGTCGCTCCGCCAAGCCTGATCAGTTCGGACCGAAGAAGACGGCCCACATCAGCCGACCGGGCAGGAAGGTGAAGGCGCCGGCCACGATCAGTCCGCCGACGAACATCCCCGTCATGGCGCGCCGATGCGCCGCCACCCGGTGACGCCGGGCGGCGTACACCGCCATCGGCAGGGCGACCACGGTCCAACCGCTGAGCAGATGGATCAGGGACAGGCCGCCGGGTCCGTTCGGATTGAGCTGATGGATGAAGAAGGAGCTGACCGCTGTGGTCGCCATGGCCATCACCCACATCCAACCCAGAGTCCGGTGCAGCCGGTTTCCCTTGACCCCGACCAGCAGGACGACTCCCATCGCCAGCGCCGTCACGGCCGCCGCCACATGGATCTGGATCGTCGTCGGCGACGCAAGCAGCGGGCCCCAGCGCGGGGCATGAAGGACATAGCCGACGCTCAACATCCGTCCCCCGTCGACCAAAAGATAGGCGACGAGCGGCACGATCAGCAGCGTCAGAGCCAAGGCCGACGATGCGAGGCGAGACAGGCGAGGCATGGGGATATCTCCGTTTCCACCGCCTTGCCGCGGCGCTTCGATCATTGCATCCCGGCTTTCGCCAACGGCCGTCCAGACTGCGCCAACGCCCACCCGACTTTCCCGAGGTTGGAAATCATGGTCTCAAGGCGGGACCTCCAGATGCCGAAAGCCGCCATGACGTCCCAAGCCGCCGACCGCCGCCGCACCTTTTTGCGTGGGCTTATCGTCGCCGTTCTGGCGGGCGTCTTTCTGGCGGTGACCGGCGCTTTCGGCAGCGCGGGAGCGTCCTTGCCCGTGCGCTTGGCCTATTGGGTGGTGATCATGGTGCTGGGCGGGCTTTGGGGGCATCTGTGCAGCGTCTTGGTCAGCCGATTTCTGGATTCGGACGAGCGGCCTTGGCTGACGATTGCGGCCATGGTCCTGATCATCACCGGGCCGCTGTGCGTGCTGGTCTGGGCGGCGACGGGATTGTTCTTCGCCCAGAGGCTCTATCCGCTGGCGGTGCTGCCGCAGCTGATCGTGCCTGTGTTGGTCATTACGGCGGCGGTGACGACGTTGAACGTCTTTCTGGGGCGGGCCGTGCCGGTCCAGACCCATGCGGCGGCCCCCGAGACGCCGGCCCGGCCCGTGCGGTTTCTGGACCGCCTGCCGATGAAGCTGAAAGGCGCGACGATCCGGGCCGTGCAGGCCGAGGACCATTATCTGCGCATCCATACCGACCGGGGATCGGATCTGATCCTGATGCGGCTGTCGGATGCGGTCGAGGAGCTGGAGGGGCTGGAGGGCGCCCAGACGCACCGCAGTTGGTGGGTGGCGCGCGA containing:
- a CDS encoding 2-oxoglutarate dehydrogenase E1 component produces the protein MADDAGRLNQVFAETSFLYGSNAAYVEELQEKWAKDPGSVSAEWKAFFDQLRDNAALVTASAGAGSWGRGVATEPTEETGVFDGRWPAPKPDPKKPGAAPAAAPNAASADVSADAIRAAAHDSIRALMLIRSYRVRGHLQAKLDPLGIEQPVENPELTPEFYGFTGADLDRPIFLDGVLGLQTGTIREVLEILKRTYCGNVGIQFMHIAEPEEKSWLQQRFEGADKFEQNAFSKEGKLAILSKLVEAEGFERFLHKRFPGTKRFGLDGGEAMVPALEQVIKRGGSLGVDEVVLGMAHRGRLNVLAAVMGKPYKVIFHEFQGGSAVPSDIEGSGDVKYHMGASSNREFDGNHVHLSLTANPSHLEIVNPVVLGKARAKQAFDIREANEGVPEGQWALDRSKVVPLLIHGDAAFAGQGVVAECFALMGLKGYRTGGTLHFVINNQIGFTTSPRNSRSSPYPSDVALMVQAPIFHVNGDDPEAVVFASKVATEYRQKFHKDVVVDMFCYRRFGHNEGDDPTFTQPLMYSKIRAQPSTRELYSQRLVAEGVISQAEVDAEVERFEKFLDEQFEAGKTWSAEKADWLDGQWQGFQSPKDELRGDTAVPLAKLTDLGHRLTTIPNSVDMHKTLKRVIDGRREAITSGQGLDWATAESLAFASLVDEGFPIRLSGQDSVRGTFSQRHSGIIDQTTEERYIPLNNLREGQANFEVIDSALSEEAVLGFEYGYSLADPNTLVMWEAQFGDFVNGAQVVIDQFISSGERKWLRMSGLTMLLPHGYEGQGPEHSSARLERFLQQCAEDNMQVANCTTPANYFHILRRQMHRPFRKPLILMTPKSLLRHKKAVSSMADLAEGSAFHRVLHDDAQTRPEIAGITIKADKDIRRVILCSGKVYYDLLDAREKKAKDGQAVDDVYILRLEQFYPWPIQSLRKELARFPNAELVWCQEEPKNMGGWTFVDPWLELTLDKLDVKAKRARYVGRPGSASTAAGLMSRHLKELEAFTTEAFA
- the sucD gene encoding succinate--CoA ligase subunit alpha; this encodes MSILVDKNTKIIVQGLTGKTGGFHTEQALAYHGTQMVAGVHPSKGGTNWTGSHGETLPIYASVAEAKDATGADASVIYVPPSGAAAAIIEAIDAEIPFITCITEGIPVMDMVKVKRRLEGSKSRLLGPNCPGILTPDECKIGIMPGNIFKKGSVGIVSRSGTLTYEAVFQTTNEGLGQTTAVGIGGDPVKGTEFIDVLELFLADEETTSIIMIGEIGGGAEEDAAQFLIDEAKKGRKKPMAGFIAGRTAPKGRTMGHAGAVVSGGKGDAESKIAAMEAAGIRMSESPARLGKTLVEVLKG
- the sucC gene encoding ADP-forming succinate--CoA ligase subunit beta; translation: MNIHEYQAKQVLKGFGAPVAEGVAVTSVDQVEAAAKSLPGPLYVVKSQIHAGGRGKGKFKELPADAKGGVRLAFSVEEAVAHAKEMLGNTLVTAQTGDAGKQVNRLYIEDGADIERELYCSLLVDRAYGRIAFVVSTEGGMDIETVAHDTPEKIQNMVIDPSAGVTDADVAAITAAYGLTGAAAEDAKSLFPALYKAFVEKDMDMLEVNPLIVMKDGHLRVLDAKVSFDGNALFRHDDIKELRDETEEDAKEIEASKWDLAYVSLDGNIGCMVNGAGLAMATMDIIKLYGKEPANFCDVGGGAGKEKVAAAFKIITADPNVQGILVNIFGGIMKCDVIAEGVVAAVKEVGLKVPLVVRLEGTNAELGKKILNESGLTIQAADDLDDAAQKIVAAVG
- a CDS encoding spinster family MFS transporter, producing MTTETLTVQEARPERPERPGYRYYVLAVLILIYMLNFLDRQIIGILAAPLKEEFGMSDSQFGLLGGIAFASVYSTLAIPLAWLADRFSRVWIMTGALAVWSGFTALCGMAGSFGQLFLCRMGVGIGEAGGVAPAYSLIADYFPPHQRARAMAAFAFGIPLGMAAGTLVGGLLAATYGWRTAFIVVGLLGVLVAPLLRLTVRDPRRGGTDAIKTEAQVAALAAAPAGTDRAGKIAAQIMLGLGAGLLILGALSWLMGMSLGNPLVLAFGGLLAVVIGISLMIARRTASVVIKKPSFWLLGLGAASSSVCGYGVAGWLPLFFMRSFDLTLKQTSIYYSGIALIGGILGIWLGGMIADKLSKKGKGAYPLTPAVAFLISAPCFILAMNSPWLIGLVLPGGGSHVQQLTLAFLIFLLPTGLNLAWLGPITAAVQHLVPAAMRSTASALFLLLNNLLGIAVGFYYFGWMSDLLAPRFGEESLRWAIYTGMGFYVLAAILLIGASRTLKKDWVD
- a CDS encoding TonB-dependent receptor, with protein sequence MNRHVKCALLAGAAWGVLAGATVAQDAEATAQAANAQDAATVDDIVVTARRRAESLQDVPVAVTAVSGEQLEARGALDITELARSTPSLTLNAARGSNSTLISFIRGVGQQDPLWGFDPGVGLYIDDVYVARPQAAVLDIFDVERVEVLRGPQGTLYGRNTIGGAIKYVTSRINADEPEGRLRASYGSYNQRDVIASAQLPFSDEFKVSAALARYLRDGYGKNLNTGNEHYNKDVTAFRASAEWSPTDSLFFRLAGDLVNDDSNARHGHREFAPSPADVYDTNAGAGDKNRVQTRGVSLTGEWEMSDMFTFKSITAYREGLTRGNIDFDNLPQPILDIPAAYDDDQLSQEFQVLVSAGRLNGVAGVFYMDANASGAFDTVVGLANLTTLTSGSVATKSYAAFADFSYDFTDALSVSVGGRFTKDEKEGTVFRQQYLGIRSPYFGNNAAVPLGAPRTNYTRTREFEKFTPRVSVNYKFGPDLTAYASWGEGFKSGGFDMRGDAVLYPATVNGYAPETVETYEIGLKGSLLDRRLTFATAIFDSSYENQQITTQYPAGATVASVVDNVGSSSIRGWEFEGRVRATDALTFNASLSYIDAKFDQFLAYIPTASGNASCPTLPGCVVDVSSQRDFQNTPEWTGSISANYNWVMENGSSIAFIPSVAYRGAYQQFETPAPLLDQDAYWMYDASIVWTSSDDHLTFGVHGKNLGDERYRVGGYTFPGALTGNSIIGFYGPPRTVTATLGLKF
- a CDS encoding TetR/AcrR family transcriptional regulator, whose amino-acid sequence is MSKPDAATLPRPVAAARRKAAGAAPARRGRPPKTEAKAAGETRDLILDAAEDLFSKHGFYGVTIREVAREAGVDTALVHYYFGAKRELFDAVFLRRAEVWNDDRVAAIDRYAETAGDDMTLEGLLEAFLRPPFEWSLKGGPGWKHYSALVAQTNANPSFGGETMARYFDPAIHRLIELIARVLPEASEVDLYWGYHNLSGALTLTLGETGRLDRLSNGRARSGDLETAGDYMVRFAAAGFRAVVGMSLRQA
- a CDS encoding DUF2306 domain-containing protein; translation: MPRLSRLASSALALTLLIVPLVAYLLVDGGRMLSVGYVLHAPRWGPLLASPTTIQIHVAAAVTALAMGVVLLVGVKGNRLHRTLGWMWVMAMATTAVSSFFIHQLNPNGPGGLSLIHLLSGWTVVALPMAVYAARRHRVAAHRRAMTGMFVGGLIVAGAFTFLPGRLMWAVFFGPN
- a CDS encoding LytTR family DNA-binding domain-containing protein encodes the protein MTSQAADRRRTFLRGLIVAVLAGVFLAVTGAFGSAGASLPVRLAYWVVIMVLGGLWGHLCSVLVSRFLDSDERPWLTIAAMVLIITGPLCVLVWAATGLFFAQRLYPLAVLPQLIVPVLVITAAVTTLNVFLGRAVPVQTHAAAPETPARPVRFLDRLPMKLKGATIRAVQAEDHYLRIHTDRGSDLILMRLSDAVEELEGLEGAQTHRSWWVAREAVRGVERGDGRATLTLDGGLSAPVSRRYARMLRDAEWW